From one Streptomyces chromofuscus genomic stretch:
- a CDS encoding winged helix-turn-helix transcriptional regulator, with the protein MSSLLLLTNALQPSTEVLPALGLLLHNVRVAPAEGPALVDTPGADVILIDGRRDLPQVRSLCQLLRSTGPGCPLVLVVTEGGLAAVTADWGIDDVLLDTAGPAEVEARLRLAMGRQQIVNDDSPMEIRNGDLSVDEATYSAKLKGRVLDLTFKEFELLKYLAQHPGRVFTRAQLLQEVWGYDYFGGTRTVDVHVRRLRAKLGPEHESLIGTVRNVGYRFVTPEKVDRAASEAKAARAKPEDADETAALDATEVRADA; encoded by the coding sequence ATGAGTTCTCTGCTGCTCCTGACCAACGCTCTCCAGCCCTCGACGGAGGTGCTGCCCGCACTCGGCCTGCTGCTGCACAACGTGCGCGTGGCTCCGGCGGAAGGACCCGCTCTCGTCGACACCCCGGGTGCCGACGTCATTCTCATCGACGGCCGCCGGGACCTCCCCCAGGTCCGCAGCCTCTGCCAGCTGCTGCGCTCCACCGGCCCCGGCTGCCCCCTCGTCCTCGTCGTGACCGAGGGCGGCCTCGCCGCCGTCACCGCGGACTGGGGCATCGACGACGTACTCCTCGACACCGCCGGCCCCGCCGAGGTGGAGGCGCGTCTGCGCCTGGCCATGGGCCGCCAGCAGATCGTCAACGACGACTCCCCGATGGAGATCCGCAACGGCGACCTGTCGGTGGACGAGGCGACCTACAGCGCCAAGCTCAAGGGGCGCGTGCTGGACCTCACCTTCAAGGAGTTCGAGCTGCTCAAGTACCTCGCGCAGCACCCGGGCCGCGTCTTCACCCGCGCCCAGCTGCTGCAGGAGGTCTGGGGCTACGACTACTTCGGCGGTACCCGCACGGTCGACGTGCACGTACGGCGACTGCGCGCGAAGCTCGGACCCGAGCACGAGTCGCTGATCGGGACCGTCCGGAACGTCGGTTATCGATTCGTTACTCCGGAGAAGGTGGACCGCGCCGCGAGCGAGGCCAAGGCCGCCCGGGCGAAGCCGGAGGATGCGGACGAGACGGCCGCGCTGGACGCCACCGAGGTCCGCGCCGACGCCTAG
- a CDS encoding LacI family DNA-binding transcriptional regulator — protein sequence MAKVTRDDVARLAGTSTAVVSYVINNGPRPVAPATRERVLAAIKELGYRPDRVAQAMASRRTDLIGLIVPDARQPFFGEMAHAVEWAAAERGKMVLVGNSDYVAEREVHYLRAFLGMRVSGLILVSHALNDLAAAEIEAWDARVVLLHERPEAIDDVAVVTDDLGGAQLAVRHLLEHGYDYVACMGGTADTPAVGDPVSDHVEGWRRAMEEAGLPTEGRLFEAPYNRYDAYRVALEFLSGPDRPPAVFCSTDDQAIGLLRAARELRIDVPGELAVAGFDDIKEAALADPPLTTVASDRSTMARAAVDLVLDDGLRVAGSRRERLKVFPSRLVIRRSCGCE from the coding sequence GTGGCCAAGGTGACTCGGGATGATGTGGCACGGCTGGCGGGGACCTCCACCGCCGTGGTCAGTTATGTCATCAACAACGGACCCCGGCCGGTCGCCCCGGCCACGCGCGAGCGTGTCCTCGCCGCCATCAAGGAGCTGGGCTACCGGCCCGACCGGGTGGCCCAGGCGATGGCCTCCCGGCGCACCGACCTCATAGGCCTGATCGTCCCGGACGCCCGCCAGCCCTTCTTCGGGGAGATGGCGCACGCGGTCGAGTGGGCAGCGGCCGAGCGCGGGAAGATGGTGCTCGTCGGCAACTCCGACTACGTCGCCGAGCGCGAGGTCCACTACCTGCGGGCGTTCCTCGGGATGCGGGTCTCCGGCCTCATCCTGGTCAGCCACGCGCTGAACGACCTGGCCGCCGCCGAGATCGAGGCGTGGGACGCCCGGGTCGTGCTGCTGCACGAGCGCCCCGAGGCCATCGACGACGTCGCCGTCGTCACGGACGACCTGGGCGGCGCCCAGCTCGCCGTCCGCCATCTGCTGGAGCACGGCTACGACTACGTCGCCTGTATGGGCGGCACCGCGGACACCCCGGCCGTCGGCGACCCGGTCTCCGACCACGTCGAGGGCTGGCGGCGCGCCATGGAGGAGGCCGGGCTGCCGACCGAGGGACGGCTGTTCGAGGCGCCGTACAACCGCTACGACGCCTACCGGGTGGCCCTGGAGTTCCTGTCGGGGCCGGACCGTCCGCCCGCCGTCTTCTGCTCCACCGACGACCAGGCCATCGGCCTGCTGCGCGCGGCGCGCGAGCTGCGGATCGACGTGCCCGGGGAGCTGGCCGTGGCCGGTTTCGACGACATCAAGGAGGCGGCGCTCGCCGACCCGCCGCTGACCACGGTCGCGTCCGACCGGTCGACGATGGCCCGGGCGGCGGTGGACCTCGTCCTCGACGACGGGCTGCGCGTGGCCGGGTCGCGGCGCGAGCGGCTGAAGGTGTTCCCGTCACGGCTGGTGATACGGCGCTCCTGCGGCTGCGAGTGA
- a CDS encoding S1C family serine protease produces the protein MNMTESFRRDDAYEPHENPYQGVQQHAPSPVTSSPVDPEWPPPPSHRPTAGAPGQQPTALLAEPLAAPPPAKKRTRGPVGLLTAVAIVAAAVGGGTAYGIQELAGTDTVASSSTSTNVVPTGQKGTVAGVARAVSPSIVEISATSHAGSSTGSGVIITGDGEIITNNHVISGASRITVTTNDGKEYTAQVVGTDSSKDLALIKLEDASGLKAATLGDSDGVQVGDEVVAIGSPEGLTGTVTSGIVSALDRDVTVSTDEGQQQQQQQGGGWPFEFGGQEFNGDTGSSTTTYKALQTDASLNPGNSGGALIDTNGNIIGINSAMYSAADSSSDAGSVGLGFAIPINTVKADLAKLRAGSTD, from the coding sequence ATGAACATGACCGAGAGCTTCCGCCGCGACGACGCGTACGAGCCCCACGAGAACCCGTACCAGGGCGTCCAGCAGCACGCCCCCTCTCCCGTCACCTCCTCTCCCGTCGACCCCGAGTGGCCGCCCCCGCCGTCGCACCGGCCGACGGCCGGGGCGCCGGGGCAGCAGCCGACGGCCCTCCTCGCGGAGCCCCTCGCCGCGCCGCCCCCGGCGAAGAAGCGCACCCGGGGGCCGGTCGGACTGCTGACCGCCGTCGCGATCGTCGCCGCGGCCGTCGGCGGCGGCACGGCGTACGGCATCCAGGAACTGGCCGGCACCGACACGGTGGCCTCCTCCAGTACCAGCACGAACGTCGTGCCGACCGGTCAGAAGGGCACGGTCGCCGGCGTCGCCAGGGCGGTCAGCCCGAGCATCGTCGAGATCAGCGCCACCTCCCACGCCGGCTCGTCCACCGGCTCCGGCGTGATCATCACCGGTGACGGCGAGATCATCACCAACAACCACGTGATCTCCGGCGCCTCCCGGATCACGGTGACGACCAACGACGGCAAGGAGTACACCGCGCAGGTCGTCGGCACCGACAGCAGCAAGGACCTCGCCCTGATCAAGCTGGAGGACGCCTCCGGCCTGAAGGCGGCGACCCTTGGCGACTCCGACGGCGTGCAGGTCGGCGACGAGGTCGTGGCGATCGGCTCGCCCGAGGGCCTGACCGGCACCGTCACCAGCGGCATCGTCTCCGCGCTGGACCGCGACGTGACCGTCTCCACGGACGAGGGTCAGCAGCAACAGCAGCAACAGGGCGGCGGCTGGCCGTTCGAGTTCGGCGGCCAGGAGTTCAACGGCGACACCGGGTCGTCCACGACGACGTACAAGGCGCTCCAGACCGACGCCTCCCTCAACCCCGGCAACTCCGGCGGCGCGCTCATCGACACGAACGGCAACATCATCGGGATCAACTCCGCGATGTACTCGGCGGCGGACTCGTCCTCCGACGCGGGCAGCGTGGGCCTCGGCTTCGCCATCCCGATCAACACGGTCAAGGCCGACCTGGCGAAGCTGCGGGCCGGCTCCACGGACTGA
- a CDS encoding response regulator transcription factor → MSPAEGDRDPQRILIVDDEPAVREALQRSLAFEGYDTEVAVDGADALEKATAYRPDLVVLDIQMPRMDGLTAARRIRGAGDTTPILMLTARDTVGDRVTGLDAGADDYLVKPFELDELFARIRALLRRSSYAAAVAGAGAEEDEALVFADLRMDLATREVTRGARPVELTRTEFTLLEMFMAHPRQVLTREQILKAVWGFDFEPSSNSLDVYVMYLRRKTEAGGEPRLVHTVRGVGYVLRQGGAE, encoded by the coding sequence ATGAGCCCCGCCGAAGGCGACCGTGACCCCCAGCGCATTCTCATCGTCGACGACGAGCCGGCGGTGCGCGAAGCTCTCCAGCGCAGCCTCGCGTTCGAGGGCTACGACACGGAGGTCGCGGTCGACGGCGCGGACGCCCTGGAGAAGGCGACCGCGTACCGGCCCGACCTGGTCGTCCTCGACATCCAGATGCCCCGCATGGACGGCCTGACCGCCGCACGCCGCATCCGCGGCGCCGGCGACACCACGCCCATCCTGATGCTGACGGCCCGCGACACGGTCGGCGACCGGGTGACGGGCCTGGACGCCGGGGCGGACGACTACCTGGTCAAGCCCTTCGAGCTGGACGAGCTGTTCGCCCGTATCCGCGCGCTGCTGCGCCGCAGCTCCTACGCCGCCGCGGTGGCCGGCGCCGGCGCGGAGGAGGACGAGGCCCTGGTCTTCGCCGACCTGCGCATGGACCTCGCGACGCGCGAGGTCACGCGGGGCGCTCGGCCGGTGGAGCTGACGCGCACGGAGTTCACGCTCCTTGAGATGTTCATGGCCCATCCGCGCCAGGTGCTCACCCGGGAGCAGATCCTGAAGGCGGTGTGGGGCTTCGACTTCGAGCCGTCGTCGAACTCGCTGGACGTGTACGTGATGTACCTGCGCCGCAAGACGGAGGCGGGCGGCGAGCCGCGGCTCGTCCACACGGTGCGCGGGGTGGGGTACGTCCTGCGGCAGGGCGGCGCGGAGTGA
- a CDS encoding HAMP domain-containing sensor histidine kinase — protein sequence MNRLGRRFRALPIRSRLALLVAAAVAFAVAAVSVSCWFVVRGKLYDAIDNDLRSSVGAVNRIEVAAALGACGQSPATGPVGPRYDSYVQIVRSDGEACPFAGSAGTVVVTDGDIAMAKAPQERGDTLRTGQTSDGGPVRVLTTALVVKVGPGQQYIADDSSLVVGISLNGTQRTLNELALLLLIVSGIGVVGAGAAGLAVARAGLRPVDRLTDAVEHVARTEDLSIRIPVEDDSEDEVARLSRSFNSMTSALASSRELQQQLIADAGHELRTPLTSLRTNIELLTRSEETGRPLPEADRKALLASVKAQMTELAALIGDLQELSRSESQRGERVQVVSLEDSVESALRRARLRGPELTITADVRPWYVRAEPAALERAVVNVLDNAVKFSPNGGTIEVAVNDGVLTVRDHGPGIPADELPHVFDRFWRSPSARALPGSGLGLSIVARTVRQAGGEVSLSTAEGGGTVVTIRLPGATTPPPEAP from the coding sequence GTGAACCGGCTCGGACGCCGCTTCCGCGCCCTGCCGATCCGCTCCCGGCTGGCCCTGCTGGTGGCGGCGGCGGTGGCGTTCGCGGTCGCGGCGGTCTCGGTGAGCTGCTGGTTCGTGGTGCGGGGCAAGCTGTACGACGCGATCGACAACGACCTGCGGTCGTCCGTCGGTGCCGTGAACCGGATCGAGGTCGCGGCGGCGCTCGGCGCGTGCGGGCAGTCCCCGGCGACCGGCCCGGTCGGGCCCCGGTACGACAGCTACGTCCAGATCGTGCGGTCGGACGGCGAGGCGTGCCCGTTCGCCGGTTCCGCGGGCACGGTCGTCGTGACCGACGGCGACATCGCCATGGCCAAGGCACCGCAGGAGCGCGGGGACACGCTGCGCACGGGCCAGACCAGCGACGGCGGTCCGGTCCGGGTGCTGACCACGGCGCTCGTGGTCAAGGTCGGCCCCGGCCAGCAGTACATCGCCGATGACTCCTCGTTGGTCGTCGGTATCTCCCTCAACGGCACGCAGCGCACCCTCAACGAACTCGCCCTGCTGCTGCTGATCGTCTCCGGCATCGGAGTGGTCGGCGCCGGAGCCGCCGGGCTCGCCGTGGCCCGTGCGGGTCTGCGCCCCGTCGACCGGCTCACGGACGCCGTGGAACACGTCGCCCGCACCGAGGACCTCAGCATCCGCATCCCGGTGGAGGACGACTCCGAGGACGAGGTCGCCCGGCTCTCCCGCTCCTTCAACTCCATGACGTCGGCGCTGGCCAGCTCCCGCGAGCTGCAGCAGCAGCTCATCGCGGACGCCGGCCATGAACTGCGCACCCCGCTGACGTCCTTGCGCACCAACATCGAACTGCTCACCCGCAGCGAGGAGACCGGCCGCCCCCTGCCCGAGGCCGACCGCAAGGCGCTGCTCGCCTCGGTCAAGGCCCAGATGACCGAACTGGCGGCGCTCATCGGCGACCTGCAGGAGCTGTCGCGGTCGGAGAGCCAGCGGGGCGAACGTGTGCAGGTGGTGTCGCTGGAGGACAGCGTCGAGTCGGCCCTGCGCCGCGCCCGGCTGCGCGGCCCGGAGCTGACGATCACGGCGGACGTGCGGCCGTGGTACGTACGGGCGGAACCGGCGGCGTTGGAGCGCGCGGTGGTCAACGTCCTCGACAACGCGGTGAAGTTCAGTCCGAACGGCGGCACGATCGAGGTCGCGGTGAACGACGGCGTCCTGACCGTCCGCGACCACGGCCCCGGCATCCCCGCCGACGAACTCCCGCACGTCTTCGACCGCTTCTGGCGCTCCCCCAGCGCCCGCGCCCTGCCCGGCTCGGGCCTCGGGCTGTCCATCGTGGCCCGTACGGTGCGGCAGGCCGGCGGCGAGGTGTCACTGAGCACGGCCGAGGGCGGCGGCACGGTCGTGACGATCCGCCTCCCCGGCGCCACGACCCCACCACCCGAGGCCCCGTGA
- a CDS encoding bifunctional metallophosphatase/5'-nucleotidase produces MPATPRPHRRRRTTRLLAAAAGLATAGALAAALPSTASADDDRGGQRTGRYQDVQLLSFNDLHGNLEAPAGSSGRVTEVHEDGTTTTVDAGGVEYLATHLRQAREGQKYSITAAGGDMVGASPLISGLFHDEPTIEALNKLDLDVTSVGNHEFDEGAKELRRLQYGGCHPTEGCYTDEEFEGADFPYLAANVLDDKTGKPILKPYWVWQKNGVKVGFIGVTLEGTPDIVSAEGVAGLTFKDEVETINKYARVLQRQGVKSIVALVHEGGFPASSAYNYDCDSPGAGDGISGPIVDIAKNVTPQVDALVTGHTHAAYVCTINDPSGRPRMVTSASSFGRLYTDTTLTYDRWTGDIARTSVKSANHVVTRDVPKAPDMTQLISEWNTLAAPIGNRAIGHISADITNTGTESPLGDLIADAQLAYGKELDPETDLALMNPGGIRAPLTYAAKAGEGDGVVTYAEGFTVQPFANTVNLQDITGTQLVQILKEQVSGANLAAPKVLQPSAGLTYTLDLTKSGADRVVTDSIRLNGAAIDPSAVYRVATNSFLAGGGDGFPTLGEGTNDLVGADDLTALEKYLTANSSAGSPIAPPAANRITIVR; encoded by the coding sequence ATGCCGGCCACACCTCGACCGCACCGCAGACGACGTACCACCCGGCTGCTCGCCGCAGCCGCCGGACTCGCCACCGCCGGCGCGCTGGCGGCGGCACTGCCGTCGACCGCGAGCGCCGACGACGACCGCGGCGGCCAGCGGACCGGCCGCTACCAGGACGTGCAGCTGCTGTCCTTCAACGACCTGCACGGCAACCTCGAAGCGCCGGCCGGCTCCTCGGGCCGCGTCACCGAGGTGCACGAGGACGGCACGACCACGACCGTCGACGCGGGCGGCGTCGAGTACCTCGCCACGCACCTGCGCCAGGCCCGCGAGGGCCAGAAGTACTCGATCACCGCGGCCGGCGGCGACATGGTCGGCGCCTCCCCGCTCATCTCGGGCCTGTTCCACGACGAGCCCACCATCGAGGCGCTGAACAAGCTCGACCTGGACGTGACGAGCGTCGGAAACCACGAGTTCGACGAGGGCGCCAAGGAGCTTCGCCGCCTCCAGTACGGCGGCTGCCACCCCACCGAGGGCTGCTACACGGACGAGGAGTTCGAGGGCGCCGACTTCCCCTACCTCGCGGCCAACGTCCTCGACGACAAGACCGGCAAGCCGATCCTCAAGCCCTACTGGGTGTGGCAGAAGAACGGCGTCAAGGTCGGCTTCATCGGCGTGACCCTGGAGGGCACCCCGGACATCGTCTCCGCCGAGGGCGTCGCGGGCCTCACCTTCAAGGACGAGGTCGAGACGATCAACAAGTACGCCAGGGTCCTCCAGCGGCAGGGCGTGAAGTCGATCGTCGCCCTGGTCCACGAGGGCGGCTTCCCCGCCTCGTCGGCGTACAACTACGACTGCGACTCGCCGGGCGCGGGCGACGGCATCTCCGGCCCGATCGTCGACATCGCCAAGAACGTCACCCCGCAGGTCGACGCGCTCGTCACCGGCCACACCCACGCGGCGTACGTGTGCACGATCAACGACCCGTCGGGCAGGCCCCGCATGGTCACCTCGGCGTCCTCCTTCGGCCGTCTCTACACCGACACGACCCTGACGTACGACCGGTGGACGGGTGACATCGCCCGTACGTCCGTGAAGTCGGCGAACCACGTGGTCACCCGTGACGTCCCCAAGGCGCCCGACATGACGCAGCTGATCAGCGAGTGGAACACCCTCGCCGCGCCCATCGGCAACCGCGCCATCGGCCACATCTCCGCCGACATCACCAACACGGGCACCGAGTCCCCGCTCGGCGACCTGATCGCCGACGCCCAGCTCGCCTACGGCAAGGAGCTGGACCCGGAGACCGACCTGGCGCTGATGAACCCCGGCGGCATCCGGGCGCCCCTTACGTACGCGGCCAAGGCCGGTGAGGGCGACGGCGTGGTGACCTACGCCGAGGGCTTCACGGTCCAGCCGTTCGCCAACACCGTCAACCTCCAGGACATCACCGGCACGCAGTTGGTCCAGATCCTCAAGGAGCAGGTGAGCGGCGCCAACCTGGCCGCGCCGAAGGTGCTCCAGCCGTCCGCCGGACTGACCTACACCCTGGACCTGACCAAGAGCGGCGCCGACCGCGTGGTCACGGACTCCATCAGGCTGAACGGCGCGGCGATCGACCCGTCGGCGGTGTACCGCGTCGCGACCAACAGCTTCCTCGCGGGCGGCGGCGACGGCTTCCCCACGCTGGGTGAGGGCACCAACGACCTCGTCGGCGCGGACGACCTGACGGCACTGGAGAAGTACCTGACGGCCAACTCCTCGGCGGGCAGCCCGATCGCGCCGCCGGCGGCGAACCGGATCACGATCGTGCGCTAG
- the mshD gene encoding mycothiol synthase: MTSDDSARADGSLSRSIETRAALTPEQTEAVLDLLAAAARSDGQQAVSEQGRLRIRGGAREGVSHLLLVVGGQLLGYAQLEDTDPVEAPAAELVVHPSHRGHGHGRALGSALLAASGKRLRLWAHGGHAAARHLAQVLGLTLFRELRQMRRPLTGFDLPEPALPEGVTVRAFVPGQDDAAWLAVNAAAFAHHPEQGSLTQRDLDDRKAEPWFDPAGFFLAFRGDELVGFHWTKVHAEEQLGEVYVLGVAPGAQGTGLGKALTSIGLRHLAAQALPTAMLYVDADNKAAVSVYERMGFTTYETDLMYRTET, encoded by the coding sequence ATGACCAGCGACGACAGCGCACGGGCCGACGGCTCCCTCTCCCGTTCCATCGAGACTCGCGCCGCGCTCACCCCGGAGCAGACCGAGGCCGTACTCGACCTGCTCGCGGCGGCGGCGCGGTCCGACGGGCAGCAGGCGGTGTCCGAGCAGGGCCGGCTCCGGATCCGCGGCGGCGCCCGCGAGGGCGTGTCCCATCTGCTGCTCGTCGTCGGCGGCCAACTCCTCGGCTACGCCCAACTGGAGGACACCGACCCGGTCGAGGCGCCGGCCGCCGAGCTGGTCGTCCACCCCTCCCACCGCGGCCACGGGCACGGCCGCGCCCTCGGCTCCGCCCTGCTCGCCGCGTCCGGCAAGCGGCTGCGGCTGTGGGCGCACGGCGGCCACGCCGCGGCCCGGCACCTCGCCCAGGTGCTCGGCCTCACCCTGTTCCGCGAACTGCGGCAGATGCGGCGGCCGTTGACCGGTTTCGACCTGCCCGAGCCGGCCCTGCCCGAGGGCGTGACCGTGCGCGCCTTCGTGCCCGGGCAGGACGACGCGGCCTGGCTGGCCGTCAACGCCGCCGCGTTCGCCCACCATCCCGAGCAGGGCTCGCTCACCCAGCGGGACCTGGACGACCGCAAGGCCGAGCCGTGGTTCGACCCGGCGGGCTTCTTCCTCGCCTTCCGCGGCGACGAACTCGTCGGCTTCCACTGGACGAAGGTGCACGCCGAGGAACAACTGGGCGAGGTGTACGTGCTCGGTGTCGCGCCGGGCGCGCAGGGCACCGGGCTGGGCAAGGCGCTCACCTCGATCGGCCTGCGGCACCTGGCGGCGCAGGCGCTGCCGACGGCGATGCTGTACGTCGACGCCGACAACAAGGCGGCGGTGAGCGTCTACGAGCGGATGGGCTTCACGACGTACGAGACGGACCTGATGTACCGGACCGAGACGTGA
- a CDS encoding GntR family transcriptional regulator → MVEYRIDRRSGVATYVQIVQQTKQALRLGLLRPGDRLPTAREVVEATAINPNTVLKAYRELEREGLVEARRGLGTFVRRSLGAAPADSPLRAELVAWAAQARGAGLEREDVAALFAAVLDEQFAEEFAEQGRGGDGQP, encoded by the coding sequence GTGGTCGAGTACCGCATCGACCGGCGCAGCGGCGTCGCCACCTACGTCCAGATCGTCCAGCAGACCAAACAGGCCCTGCGGCTGGGCCTGTTGCGGCCCGGCGACCGGCTGCCCACGGCCCGTGAGGTCGTCGAGGCCACCGCCATCAACCCGAACACCGTGCTCAAGGCCTACCGCGAGCTGGAGCGCGAGGGCCTGGTCGAGGCGCGGCGCGGCCTCGGCACGTTCGTCCGGCGGTCGCTGGGCGCCGCCCCGGCCGACTCCCCGCTGCGGGCGGAGCTGGTGGCGTGGGCGGCACAGGCACGCGGGGCAGGGCTGGAGCGCGAGGACGTGGCCGCGCTGTTCGCCGCCGTCCTGGACGAGCAGTTCGCGGAAGAGTTCGCGGAACAGGGGCGGGGCGGGGACGGACAGCCGTGA
- a CDS encoding RNA degradosome polyphosphate kinase has product MSQQNAPAEVQHVQPSVGSIAAHRPHTVSATVSDLEPDLDSDLDVYEDARVDGVQLPQGRFLDRERSWLAFNERVLELAEDPNTPLLERANFLAIFASNLDEFFMVRVAGLKRRIATGVATRSASGLQPMQVLEMIWARSRELMARHAACYHEDVAPALADEGIHLVRWSELTEKEQARLFTLFRHQIFPVLTPLAVDPAHPFPYISGLSLNLAVVVRNPVSGHKHFARVKVPPLLSRFLEAAPGRYVPLEDVIAAHLEELFPGMEVLEHHAFRLTRNEDLEVEEDDAENLLQALEKELMRRRFGPPVRLEVEESIDREVLDLLVRELKISEAEVYPLPGPLDLTGLFRIHSLDRPELKYPKFIAGTHRDLAEVESASAPDIFAALRARDVLLHHPYDSFSTSVQAFLEQAASDPDVLAIKQTLYRTSGDSPIVDALIDAAESGKQVLVLVEIKARFDEHANIKWARKLEEAGCHVVYGLVGLKTHCKLSLVVRQEGDTLRRYSHVGTGNYHPKTARLYEDLGLLTADPQVGADLSDLFNRLSGYSRRETYRRLLVAPKSLRDGLIARINKEVQHHRAGRPAYVRVKVNSMVDEAVIDALYRASMAGVPVDVWVRGICAIRPGVTGLSENVRVRSILGRFLEHSRIFAFGNGGEPEVWIGSADMMHRNLDRRIEALVRVVDPAHRAALNRLLETGMSDSTASWHLGPDGEWNRHATDGDGGPLRNVQEMLIDARRRRRGTATP; this is encoded by the coding sequence ATGAGCCAGCAGAACGCCCCGGCAGAGGTCCAGCACGTACAGCCCTCGGTGGGCTCCATCGCCGCGCACCGCCCGCACACGGTCTCGGCCACGGTCTCCGACCTCGAACCCGACCTCGACTCCGACCTCGACGTCTACGAGGACGCGCGAGTGGACGGCGTCCAGCTGCCTCAGGGCCGGTTCCTCGACCGTGAGCGCAGCTGGCTGGCGTTCAACGAGCGCGTCCTGGAGCTCGCCGAGGACCCGAACACGCCGCTCCTGGAGCGCGCCAACTTCCTCGCGATCTTCGCCAGCAACCTGGACGAGTTCTTCATGGTCCGGGTGGCAGGGCTGAAGCGCCGCATCGCCACCGGCGTCGCCACCCGCTCCGCCTCCGGGCTCCAGCCGATGCAGGTCCTGGAGATGATCTGGGCCCGCTCCCGCGAGCTCATGGCCCGGCACGCCGCCTGCTACCACGAGGACGTCGCCCCCGCACTCGCGGACGAGGGCATCCACCTGGTCCGCTGGAGCGAGCTGACCGAGAAGGAACAGGCCCGCCTGTTCACCCTCTTCCGGCACCAGATCTTCCCGGTCCTGACCCCGCTGGCCGTGGACCCCGCGCACCCCTTCCCGTACATCTCCGGCCTCTCCCTGAACCTGGCCGTCGTCGTGCGCAACCCGGTCAGCGGCCACAAGCACTTCGCCCGCGTCAAGGTGCCCCCGCTGCTCTCCCGCTTCCTGGAAGCCGCCCCCGGCCGGTACGTCCCGCTGGAGGACGTCATCGCCGCGCACCTGGAGGAGCTCTTCCCGGGCATGGAGGTGCTGGAGCACCACGCCTTCCGGCTGACCAGGAACGAGGACCTGGAGGTCGAGGAGGACGACGCGGAGAACCTGCTCCAGGCCCTGGAGAAGGAGCTCATGCGGCGCCGGTTCGGCCCGCCGGTCCGCCTGGAGGTCGAGGAGTCCATCGACCGCGAGGTGCTGGACCTGCTGGTGCGCGAGCTGAAGATCAGCGAGGCCGAGGTCTACCCGCTGCCCGGCCCGCTCGACCTGACCGGCCTGTTCCGCATCCACAGCCTGGACCGGCCCGAGCTGAAGTACCCGAAGTTCATCGCCGGCACCCACCGCGACCTGGCCGAGGTCGAGTCCGCGTCCGCGCCCGACATCTTCGCCGCGCTGCGTGCCAGGGACGTCCTGCTGCACCACCCGTACGACTCCTTCTCCACCTCCGTGCAGGCGTTCCTGGAGCAGGCCGCGTCCGACCCGGACGTCCTCGCCATCAAGCAGACCCTGTACCGCACCTCCGGCGACTCGCCCATCGTGGACGCGCTGATAGACGCCGCCGAGTCCGGCAAGCAGGTCCTCGTCCTGGTGGAGATCAAGGCCCGCTTCGACGAGCACGCCAACATCAAGTGGGCGCGCAAGCTGGAGGAGGCCGGCTGCCACGTGGTCTACGGCCTGGTCGGCCTGAAGACCCACTGCAAGCTGTCGCTGGTGGTCCGCCAGGAAGGCGACACGCTGCGGCGGTACAGCCACGTCGGCACCGGCAACTACCACCCGAAGACGGCCCGCCTCTACGAGGACCTCGGCCTGCTCACCGCCGACCCGCAGGTCGGCGCGGACCTGTCCGACCTGTTCAACCGGCTGTCCGGCTACTCCCGCCGGGAGACCTACCGCCGGCTGCTGGTCGCCCCCAAGTCCCTGCGCGACGGCCTGATAGCGCGGATCAACAAGGAGGTCCAGCACCACCGTGCCGGACGTCCCGCCTACGTCCGCGTCAAGGTCAACTCGATGGTCGACGAGGCCGTCATCGACGCCCTGTACCGGGCGTCCATGGCGGGCGTGCCGGTCGACGTCTGGGTGCGCGGCATCTGCGCGATCCGGCCGGGCGTGACGGGCCTGTCGGAGAACGTCAGGGTCCGCTCGATCCTCGGCCGCTTCCTCGAACACTCCCGGATCTTCGCCTTCGGCAACGGCGGCGAACCAGAGGTGTGGATCGGCAGCGCCGACATGATGCACCGCAACCTCGACCGCCGTATCGAGGCGCTGGTCCGCGTCGTCGACCCGGCGCACCGCGCCGCGCTCAACCGGCTCCTCGAGACCGGCATGTCCGACTCCACCGCCTCCTGGCACCTGGGCCCGGACGGCGAGTGGAACCGGCACGCGACGGACGGCGACGGCGGGCCCCTGCGGAACGTCCAGGAGATGCTCATAGACGCCCGGAGGCGCCGGCGTGGCACAGCAACACCTTGA